A segment of the Syntrophales bacterium genome:
GTCCTGTTGATGTGGCAAACCTCTTTGTTTTCGGCATGTCACGTCACGGGAATTATCTGGTGGGCGGTGACCTCCTGTTTGACGGAGGCATGGTGCTGACGTACTGATTCACGCACCGGCCATCGCGAGAGACAGCGGGATACAGGATAAATTTCTGAACGGTCATTTCGACCAAGGAGGGACGTGATGTTTACAAAGATATTGTATCCTACTGATTTTTCGACCGAAGCGATCCGGGCGCGCGATTTCGTCATGAAGCTCAAAGAAGCCGGCACGGAGGAAGTTATCGTACTCCACGTAATCGACCGCCGGGGCATAAGCGATTTGTCGCGCTTTGCCACGAAGGATCTATCCGACATCATCAACGACATGGAAACCAAGGCCCTGAAGGAAATGCGCAAGATTGAAAGGGAACTCCAGGATCTTGGTTTGAAGGTGACCCTGCGAGTTGATCGGGGAGATCCCTTCAAAGAGATATTACGCGTTCAGAAAGAAGAAGCTGTTTCACTTATCGTCATCGGGGCCCGGGGAAAGGCCGACAGTTTCCCTTCCATGCTCCTCGGCTCCGTTTCGTACAACCTGGTCAGGAACGCCTCATGTCCCGTCCTGGTGGTAAAGAAATAGCTGAAGGAGAATGACCGGTCTGCAGGAAGTGCTGAGTACCGATGTGTCCCACGGCGGGGCACCACAATATATAGTATCCTTTTTGTGTCATACTACCTTCCGTTGTGTTTTTTCTTTACACGACCGGCTCGTTCTGATATGTTTTCGCGGAAGAACGCTGTGATATCTTCTGCGGACAGGGTGGGATGCGACTTAAGAAGATAGAAATACTGGGTTTTAAATCATTCCGGGAAAAAACAAGTCTTCTTTTCTCTCCGGGTATCAGCGCCATCGTGGGGCCCAACGGTTGCGGAAAGAGCAATATCGTCGATGCCATGCGGTGGGTCATGGGTGAGCAGCGGATAACGACGCTCCGCGGCAAAAAGATGGAAGATGTCATCTTTAACGGGAGTGACGACGCCAAACCAGTCAGCATGGCCCATGTCTCCATAACCTTTGAAAACAACGGCAGACAATTTAACGGCTCCTATGCGGAGTTTGCCGAAGTCACGGTCTCGCGAAAGCTCTACCGTGATGGAGAAAGCGAATATTCCATAAACAACGTCCCCTGCCGCCTCCTCGACGTCCGTGAATTTTTCATGGACGCCGGAGTGGGCTCTCGAACCTATTCCATCGTTGAACAGGAACGGGTATTTCGACTCATAGAATCAAAACCTGAGGATCGCCGCGAATTTATTGAAGAAGCAGCCGGCATAGCCAAGTACCGTTCACGAAAAGAATCGGCAAGCCGGAAAATGGAAGCCACCCGTCAGAACCTTCTGCGCCTGAACGATATTGTCTCCGAGGTTAAAAGCCGGCTCAACGCCCTTTCACGACAGGCAAAAAAAGCGGAGCGCTTCAAGACATTGAAGCAGTCGGTCAGGGAATCACAATTAGCCCTCTCTCTTGATCTTCTCCTGGGCTTGAAAAGCCGTGAGGAAGCCTTGAAAGGGAAGATCGACCTCCTGGAAGAACAGCGGATGGGTGAAGAAACACGCCGAACCGTACTTGAAGCTTCCATCGAAGAGATCCATGCCGGTGCTGTAGAAGCTGAAACATCCGCCTCCACGGCACAGGAAGGGTTCTTCACCATTCGAAACGACATTACCACCCTCGAACAGAGCATTGTCTTTTCCAGGAAGACCCGCAACGAACTGGAACATCGCAGGACCGTCGGCAACAGCAACGCAGAGGCCCTGAGAAGCCGAAGACGATCCGTGACAGAGGAAATAAAAGCCCTTGAGACACACCTCTCCGCCTCGGAAGAATCCATGGACGAAATCCGCGAAGACATGAACCGCCTGCAAGGAATCGTAGAACGCCTCGCGGAGGAAGAGACGGCAACCGCCGAAACCCTGGAACGTGAAAAGAGCCGTCACTTCGATACAATAACGGAACAGGGCCGCCTTAAAAACCTTCTTGTCTCTTTGGAGAAAGACCTTGAAACCCTGAAGAGGAAAAAAGAGCGGGAATCCCGGGAAATTAAAACCCATCAGGGGACGGTCAATTCTCTCCGGCACCGTGCGGCGGGACTGAAGGCCGACCTGACATCGGAAATGGCTGCAATTGATCGTTTCAAAGAACAGGGGCAGGCGGGCCGGGAAGAACTGGAAGGCAAGCGGCGGGAGCTTGCCGCCGTCGACGACGCTATCGAGGACCTCAAGGAACGGCTTGGCCTGAAGACATCCCGTCTTTGCTCGCTTAAGGAAATCCAGGAGCGTTTTGACTGGTGTAGTGAAGGTACACGCTTTATTCTCAAGGAATCCCGCAAGGACTCCTGGCAGGCAGGCCGGATTTACGGTCTCGTTGCCGACCAGCTTGATGTTCCCCGTGAATACGAAGTGGCCGTGGAAGCCGTCCTGGGCGAAAAAATTCAGTCCATTCTCGTCGAAGACCACGAAAACGGCATCAGGGCTATTGACTACCTGAAACACAGCGGGTCGGGGCGGGGAAGTTTCATCCCTCTTGAAGACGGACGGCAGTGTGAATCGCCGGAGGATATTCCGGAACACCTCGGCCCGGTGCTTCGCCTCACCGACATAGTCAGCGCCCGAAGCGAGGACATGAAAAAATTCATCCAGCGCCTCTTCGGAGACATACTTCTCATCCCGGACCTTCACATGGGAACACAACTCTGGAAGAAAAACGGATTCACGGGAACCTTTGTCACACCCGAGGGGGACATCATCAGTGGAAGAGGCATCCTCACCGGCGGAAGCGACCGTGGAAGCAACCCGTCACTTCTGCGCAGCAAGAGAGAAATTTCAGAGCTTCAGCGTGACACCGACGGGTTGCGGGAACATCTGAAGGAGGAACATGCCGTCAAGGCTGAAATCGTCTCGAGCATCGACAGCCTTGAAGAAGAACTGGAACGGCTTCGAAAGGTCTTCCATGAAAAAGAAATCCTCGTCAGTGAAAAGAAAAAAGATGTGGAAAGAATCGAGGGTGAAATCTCCTGGGTCGAGCAACAGATGAAGGTACTCACCTTCAACAGGGAAAGCATGGAACGGGAGGAAGCAGAAGCCGGACGGCGTATTATTGAAAGCAAGGATGAGATGACGCGCAACGAGGCTCGAATCTCCAGTGACCGGGATCGCATCGCCGGGCTTCAGGAACAGTGGAAGGACATCAGCACACGGCTTAAAAAAGAACAACAGGCCCTCACGGACAGGAAAATCGGGCTATCCTCTCTGGAAGAGCGAAGAGAGGCGGGCCTCACCTCCCTGAGAACCCTTCAGAACAGTGTCGACGACATCGAAACAAGAATAACGGCTGCCG
Coding sequences within it:
- a CDS encoding universal stress protein, encoding MFTKILYPTDFSTEAIRARDFVMKLKEAGTEEVIVLHVIDRRGISDLSRFATKDLSDIINDMETKALKEMRKIERELQDLGLKVTLRVDRGDPFKEILRVQKEEAVSLIVIGARGKADSFPSMLLGSVSYNLVRNASCPVLVVKK
- the smc gene encoding chromosome segregation protein SMC; the protein is MRLKKIEILGFKSFREKTSLLFSPGISAIVGPNGCGKSNIVDAMRWVMGEQRITTLRGKKMEDVIFNGSDDAKPVSMAHVSITFENNGRQFNGSYAEFAEVTVSRKLYRDGESEYSINNVPCRLLDVREFFMDAGVGSRTYSIVEQERVFRLIESKPEDRREFIEEAAGIAKYRSRKESASRKMEATRQNLLRLNDIVSEVKSRLNALSRQAKKAERFKTLKQSVRESQLALSLDLLLGLKSREEALKGKIDLLEEQRMGEETRRTVLEASIEEIHAGAVEAETSASTAQEGFFTIRNDITTLEQSIVFSRKTRNELEHRRTVGNSNAEALRSRRRSVTEEIKALETHLSASEESMDEIREDMNRLQGIVERLAEEETATAETLEREKSRHFDTITEQGRLKNLLVSLEKDLETLKRKKERESREIKTHQGTVNSLRHRAAGLKADLTSEMAAIDRFKEQGQAGREELEGKRRELAAVDDAIEDLKERLGLKTSRLCSLKEIQERFDWCSEGTRFILKESRKDSWQAGRIYGLVADQLDVPREYEVAVEAVLGEKIQSILVEDHENGIRAIDYLKHSGSGRGSFIPLEDGRQCESPEDIPEHLGPVLRLTDIVSARSEDMKKFIQRLFGDILLIPDLHMGTQLWKKNGFTGTFVTPEGDIISGRGILTGGSDRGSNPSLLRSKREISELQRDTDGLREHLKEEHAVKAEIVSSIDSLEEELERLRKVFHEKEILVSEKKKDVERIEGEISWVEQQMKVLTFNRESMEREEAEAGRRIIESKDEMTRNEARISSDRDRIAGLQEQWKDISTRLKKEQQALTDRKIGLSSLEERREAGLTSLRTLQNSVDDIETRITAAVDEMQQCREKIRTALREESAFQERLAVLYDDFEKAERELSSIRDRHSAIETSRREAEALLQAARNNLDGTVRELNRLTLERHQATMQCDTLKAGVRERYQQDLQDMVEGFEPLGEERRKDIEKRLADDRARLDDFGDVNLLALSEYEELKERHDFLTGQVSDLETSLETLRKTIYRINQISRKRFAETFEGVNACFKQVFPRLFPGGKGSLHLTDERDMLETGVDIEIQIPGKKTQNLSLLSGGEKALAAVALIFSILMYRPTPFLVLDEADAPLDDSNVSLFVGMVGEIARESQVIYITHNKRTMETADNLIGVTMQKSGISTIVSVSMN